The Medicago truncatula cultivar Jemalong A17 chromosome 4, MtrunA17r5.0-ANR, whole genome shotgun sequence genome includes a region encoding these proteins:
- the LOC25493074 gene encoding auxin response factor 3 isoform X1: MMGLIDLNTTEEDETPSSGSSSSTSIGSVGAGSSVCLELWHACAGPMISLPKKGSVVVYFPQGHLEHLHDFPLSFSDNIPSHVFCRVVDVKLHAEEGNDEVYCQVLLVPESEQVQQKLREGVIDGDGDGDGEGEDTDAVMKSTTPHMFCKTLTASDTSTHGGFSVPRRAAEDCFPPLDYSQQRPSQELVAKDLHGQEWKFRHIYRGQPRRHLLTTGWSAFVNKKKLVSGDAVLFLRGEDGELRLGIRRAAQLKSCSNFSSISGQQLNLGSLRDIVNALSTRCAFSIHYNPRIGSSEFIIPIHKFLKSLDYSYSVGMRFRMRFESEDAAERRFTGLIIRITDVDPVRWPGSKWKCLVVRWDDMEASRLNRVSPWEIEPSGSSSTTNSLMATSLKRTKTGLPSSKLEFPVPSRIGTSDFGESLRFQKVLQGQEILGVDTTFNSINAHSHHQLSELRRCYPGSTYPGIASTGNNIRIPQMNSDVSCNGFGESFRFQKVLQGQEILPSQPYGQAFSVDEACRNGRFGLFDGHHQVPRSTNGWSSQTSNNSHFHPSVLMYQQASNMDYNSKINPVMEDNVLQRGSYYASEMKDGTFASTPTNKPIFRGLAHEDTNSFGTHSRDLVTLQRSGQELVSTCKNSCRVFGFSLTEGAPIANKDAEPSAVTCQINPGPPSFTRHIEDDFNPRHSLRSKAVESYCTKVSNIHPVRDMIIDRVF; the protein is encoded by the exons ATGATGGGTTTGATTGATCTCAACACTACTGAGGAAGATGAAACACCATCTTCTGGTTCATCTTCAAGTACAAGCATAGGTAGTGTTGGTGCTGGTTCTTCTGTGTGTTTGGAGCTATGGCATGCTTGTGCTGGTCCTATGATCTCTTTGCCAAAGAAAGGAAGTGTTGTTGTTTACTTCCCTCAAGGACACTTGGAACATCTTCATGATTTTCCGTTATCTTTTTCGGATAATATTCCTTCTCATGTGTTCTGTCGTGTTGTTGATGTCAAGCTTCAT GCTGAGGAAGGGAACGATGAGGTGTATTGTCAGGTGTTGTTGGTTCCTGAAAGTGAG CAAGTGCAACAAAAGTTGAGGGAAGGGGTAattgatggtgatggtgatggtgatggtgaaGGAGAGGATACTGATGCTGTTATGAAGTCAACAACACCTCACATGTTCTGCAAGACTCTTACTGCTTCTGATACTAGCACTCATGGTGGATTCTCTGTACCTCGTCGAGCAGCCGAAGATTGCTTTCCTCCCCTG GATTATTCTCAACAAAGACCTTCTCAAGAGCTTGTGGCAAAGGATCTGCACGGCCAGGAATGGAAGTTTCGACATATATATAGAG GGCAGCCACGAAGGCATTTGCTTACGACTGGATGGAGTGCATTTGTTAACAAGAAGAAACTTGTATCTGGAGATGCAGTTCTGTTCCTCCG GGGAGAGGATGGCGAATTGAGATTGGGAATCCGCAGGGCAGCTCAATTAAAAAGTTGCAGCAATTTTTCATCTATCTCCGGCCAGCAATTGAATCTTGGTAGCCTTAGGGACATAGTTAATGCTTTATCTACTAGATGTGCCTTTAGCATACACTACAATCCGAG GATTGGTTCATCTGAGTTCATCATACCTATCCACAAATTCTTAAAGAGCCTTGATTATTCTTACTCAGTTGGAATGAGGTTCAGGATGCGTTTTGAATCTGAAGATGCTGCAGAGCGAAG ATTCACAGGATTGATTATTAGAATTACTGATGTGGATCCTGTTAGATGGCCTGGATCAAAATGGAAATGCCTAGTG GTAAGGTGGGATGACATGGAAGCTTCAAGGCTCAACAGGGTTTCACCATGGGAGATTGAGCCCTCAGGCTCATCATCCACCACCAATAGCTTGATGGCAACTAGTTTGAAGAGGACCAAGACTGGATTGCCTTCATCAAAGCTAGAGTTTCCGGTTCCCA GTAGAATTGGGACATCAGACTTTGGGGAATCACTGCGGTTCCAAAAGGTCTTGCAAGGTCAAGAAATTTTAGGCGTTGATACTACTTTCAATAGTATCAATGCTCATAGTCACCACCAGTTATCTGAATTACGGAGGTGCTATCCCGGTTCAACCTATCCCGGGATCGCTTCAACAGGAAACAACATCAGAATCCCACAAATGAATTCTGATGTTTCCTGCAATGGCTTTGGTGAATCTTTCCGATTCCAGAAGGTCTTGCAAGGTCAAGAAATACTTCCTAGCCAACCATATGGACAAGCCTTTTCTGTCGACGAGGCGTGTAGAAATGGTCGCTTTGGACTCTTTGATGGTCACCACCAGGTGCCAAGATCCACAAATGGATGGTCTTCCCAGACGAGTAACAACTCACATTTTCATCCATCAGTGTTGATGTACCAGCAAGCGTCAAACATGGATTATAATAGCAAAATCAATCCGGTGATGGAGGATAACGTCCTTCAAAGAGGTTCGTACTATGCTTCTGAAATGAAAGATGGTACATTTGCGTCGACACCAACTAATAAGCCTATTTTCCGCGGGCTAGCTCATGAAGACACAAATTCATTTGGTACACATTCACGCGATTTGGTTACACTACAGAGAAGCGGTCAAGAGTTGGTTTCCACATGTAAAAATAGCTGCAGAGTGTTTGGTTTTTCATTAACCGAGGGTGCTCCCATTGCAAATAAAGATGCTGAACCCTCTGCAGTCACTTGCCAGATAAATCCTGGACCTCCCTCCTTCACAAGACATATTGAAGATGATTTCAATCCAAGGCATTCACTTCGGAGCAAGGCGGTTGAAAGTTACTGTACCAAAGTAAGCAATATTCATCCTGTGAGAGACATGATTATTGATAGAGTATTCTAG
- the LOC25493072 gene encoding isoflavone 4'-O-methyltransferase-like isoform X3, with product MAFSTNGSEESELYHAQIHLYKHVYNFVSSMALKSAMELGIADAIHNHGKPMTLSELASSLKLHPSKVNILYRFLRLLTHNGFFTKTTVKSNEEEETAYGLTPSSKLLISGKSTCLSTLIEGALHASSIDMWKSSKKWFNEDKEQTLFECATGENYWDFLNKDSESGTLSLFQDAMAADSRMFKLALHENKNVFEGLESLVDVAGGTGAVTKLIHEAFPQIKCTVFDQPQVVGNLTGNENLNFVSGDMFKSIPPADAVLLKWVLHDWNDELSLKILKNSKEAISHKGKDGKVIIIDISIDETSDDRRLTELQLEYDLVMLTMFLGKERTKQEWEKLIYDAGFSSYKITPISGFKSLVEVYP from the exons ATCCATTTGTACAAACATGTATACAACTTTGTTAGTTCCATGGCACTCAAATCAGCCATGGAACTAGGCATAGCTGATGCAATCCATAACCATGGAAAACCAATGACTCTTTCTGAATTAGCCTCATCTTTAAAACTCCACCCTTCTAAAGTTAACATCCTCTATCGATTCTTACGCCTTTTAACACACAATGGCTTCTTTACAAAAACAACAGTGAAAagtaatgaagaagaagaaacagcATATGGTCTTACACCATCTTCAAAGCTTCTCATAAGTGGAAAATCGACATGTTTATCAACGCTTATTGAAGGAGCGCTTCATGCAAGTTCTATAGACATGTGGAAGTCTTCAAAGAAATGGTTCAATGAGGATAAGGAACAAACTCTTTTTGAGTGTGCAACAGGAGAGAACTATTGGGATTTTCTTAACAAAGATTCTGAATCTGGTACTTTGAGTTTGTTTCAAGATGCTATGGCTGCTGATTCTAGAATGTTTAAGCTTGCTCTTCATGAGAACAAGAATGTGTTTGAGGGTTTGGAATCTCTTGTTGATGTCGCGGGTGGAACCGGTGCTGTCACAAAGCTTATTCATGAAGCATTTCCTCAGATCAAATGCACTGTTTTTGATCAACCACAGGTTGTTGGTAACTTAACTggaaatgaaaatttgaacTTTGTTAGTGGTGATATGTTCAAGTCTATCCCTCCTGCTGACGCCGTTTTACTCAAG tGGGTTTTGCATGACTGGAATGATGAATTATCCTTAAAGATATTGAAGAACAGCAAAGAAGCTATTTCACATAAAGGGAAAGATGGAAAAGTGATTATCATTGACATATCAATTGATGAAACAAGTGATGATCGTAGATTAACTGAGTTGCAATTGGAATATGATTTGGTGATGCTTACAATGTTCCTTGGTAAAGAAAGAACAAAGCAAGAATGGGAAAAACTCATATATGATGCAGGTTTTAGCAGCTACAAAATTACCCCCATTTCTGGCTTCAAGTCTCTCGTTGAAGTTTATCCTTAA
- the LOC25493072 gene encoding isoflavone 4'-O-methyltransferase-like isoform X2, with amino-acid sequence MAFTTNCSEESELYHAQIHLYKHVYNFVSSMALKSAMELGIADAIHNHGKPMTLSELASSLKLHPSKVNILYRFLRLLTHNGFFTKTTVKSNEEEETAYGLTPSSKLLISGKSTCLSTLIEGALHASSIDMWKSSKKWFNEDKEQTLFECATGENYWDFLNKDSESGTLSLFQDAMAADSRMFKLALHENKNVFEGLESLVDVAGGTGAVTKLIHEAFPQIKCTVFDQPQVVGNLTGNENLNFVSGDMFKSIPPADAVLLKWVLHDWNDELSLKILKNSKEAISHKGKDGKVIIIDISIDETSDDRRLTELQLEYDLVMLTMFLGKERTKQEWEKLIYDAGFSSYKITPISGFKSLVEVYP; translated from the exons ATGGCTTTCACTACCAACTGTTCTGAAGAAAGTGAACTGTATCATGCTCAAATCCATTTGTACAAACATGTATACAACTTTGTTAGTTCCATGGCACTCAAATCAGCCATGGAACTAGGCATAGCTGATGCAATCCATAACCATGGAAAACCAATGACTCTTTCTGAATTAGCCTCATCTTTAAAACTCCACCCTTCTAAAGTTAACATCCTCTATCGATTCTTACGCCTTTTAACACACAATGGCTTCTTTACAAAAACAACAGTGAAAagtaatgaagaagaagaaacagcATATGGTCTTACACCATCTTCAAAGCTTCTCATAAGTGGAAAATCGACATGTTTATCAACGCTTATTGAAGGAGCGCTTCATGCAAGTTCTATAGACATGTGGAAGTCTTCAAAGAAATGGTTCAATGAGGATAAGGAACAAACTCTTTTTGAGTGTGCAACAGGAGAGAACTATTGGGATTTTCTTAACAAAGATTCTGAATCTGGTACTTTGAGTTTGTTTCAAGATGCTATGGCTGCTGATTCTAGAATGTTTAAGCTTGCTCTTCATGAGAACAAGAATGTGTTTGAGGGTTTGGAATCTCTTGTTGATGTCGCGGGTGGAACCGGTGCTGTCACAAAGCTTATTCATGAAGCATTTCCTCAGATCAAATGCACTGTTTTTGATCAACCACAGGTTGTTGGTAACTTAACTggaaatgaaaatttgaacTTTGTTAGTGGTGATATGTTCAAGTCTATCCCTCCTGCTGACGCCGTTTTACTCAAG tGGGTTTTGCATGACTGGAATGATGAATTATCCTTAAAGATATTGAAGAACAGCAAAGAAGCTATTTCACATAAAGGGAAAGATGGAAAAGTGATTATCATTGACATATCAATTGATGAAACAAGTGATGATCGTAGATTAACTGAGTTGCAATTGGAATATGATTTGGTGATGCTTACAATGTTCCTTGGTAAAGAAAGAACAAAGCAAGAATGGGAAAAACTCATATATGATGCAGGTTTTAGCAGCTACAAAATTACCCCCATTTCTGGCTTCAAGTCTCTCGTTGAAGTTTATCCTTAA
- the LOC25493074 gene encoding auxin response factor 3 isoform X2, with protein MMGLIDLNTTEEDETPSSGSSSSTSIGSVGAGSSVCLELWHACAGPMISLPKKGSVVVYFPQGHLEHLHDFPLSFSDNIPSHVFCRVVDVKLHAEEGNDEVYCQVLLVPESEQVQQKLREGVIDGDGDGDGEGEDTDAVMKSTTPHMFCKTLTASDTSTHGGFSVPRRAAEDCFPPLDYSQQRPSQELVAKDLHGQEWKFRHIYRGQPRRHLLTTGWSAFVNKKKLVSGDAVLFLRGEDGELRLGIRRAAQLKSCSNFSSISGQQLNLGSLRDIVNALSTRCAFSIHYNPRIGSSEFIIPIHKFLKSLDYSYSVGMRFRMRFESEDAAERRFTGLIIRITDVDPVRWPGSKWKCLVVRWDDMEASRLNRVSPWEIEPSGSSSTTNSLMATSLKRTKTGLPSSKLEFPVPSRIGTSDFGESLRFQKVLQGQEILGVDTTFNSINAHSHHQLSELRRCYPGSTYPGIASTGNNIRIPQMNSDVSCNGFGESFRFQKVLQGQEILPSQPYGQAFSVDEACRNGRFGLFDGHHQVPRSTNGWSSQTSNNSHFHPSVLMYQQASNMDYNSKINPVMEDNVLQRGSYYASEMKDGTFASTPTNKPIFRGLAHEDTNSFGTHSRDLVTLQRSGQELVSTCKNSCRVFGFSLTEGAPIANKDAEPSAVTCQINPGPPSFTRHIEDDFNPRHSLRSKAVESYCTKGVLQY; from the exons ATGATGGGTTTGATTGATCTCAACACTACTGAGGAAGATGAAACACCATCTTCTGGTTCATCTTCAAGTACAAGCATAGGTAGTGTTGGTGCTGGTTCTTCTGTGTGTTTGGAGCTATGGCATGCTTGTGCTGGTCCTATGATCTCTTTGCCAAAGAAAGGAAGTGTTGTTGTTTACTTCCCTCAAGGACACTTGGAACATCTTCATGATTTTCCGTTATCTTTTTCGGATAATATTCCTTCTCATGTGTTCTGTCGTGTTGTTGATGTCAAGCTTCAT GCTGAGGAAGGGAACGATGAGGTGTATTGTCAGGTGTTGTTGGTTCCTGAAAGTGAG CAAGTGCAACAAAAGTTGAGGGAAGGGGTAattgatggtgatggtgatggtgatggtgaaGGAGAGGATACTGATGCTGTTATGAAGTCAACAACACCTCACATGTTCTGCAAGACTCTTACTGCTTCTGATACTAGCACTCATGGTGGATTCTCTGTACCTCGTCGAGCAGCCGAAGATTGCTTTCCTCCCCTG GATTATTCTCAACAAAGACCTTCTCAAGAGCTTGTGGCAAAGGATCTGCACGGCCAGGAATGGAAGTTTCGACATATATATAGAG GGCAGCCACGAAGGCATTTGCTTACGACTGGATGGAGTGCATTTGTTAACAAGAAGAAACTTGTATCTGGAGATGCAGTTCTGTTCCTCCG GGGAGAGGATGGCGAATTGAGATTGGGAATCCGCAGGGCAGCTCAATTAAAAAGTTGCAGCAATTTTTCATCTATCTCCGGCCAGCAATTGAATCTTGGTAGCCTTAGGGACATAGTTAATGCTTTATCTACTAGATGTGCCTTTAGCATACACTACAATCCGAG GATTGGTTCATCTGAGTTCATCATACCTATCCACAAATTCTTAAAGAGCCTTGATTATTCTTACTCAGTTGGAATGAGGTTCAGGATGCGTTTTGAATCTGAAGATGCTGCAGAGCGAAG ATTCACAGGATTGATTATTAGAATTACTGATGTGGATCCTGTTAGATGGCCTGGATCAAAATGGAAATGCCTAGTG GTAAGGTGGGATGACATGGAAGCTTCAAGGCTCAACAGGGTTTCACCATGGGAGATTGAGCCCTCAGGCTCATCATCCACCACCAATAGCTTGATGGCAACTAGTTTGAAGAGGACCAAGACTGGATTGCCTTCATCAAAGCTAGAGTTTCCGGTTCCCA GTAGAATTGGGACATCAGACTTTGGGGAATCACTGCGGTTCCAAAAGGTCTTGCAAGGTCAAGAAATTTTAGGCGTTGATACTACTTTCAATAGTATCAATGCTCATAGTCACCACCAGTTATCTGAATTACGGAGGTGCTATCCCGGTTCAACCTATCCCGGGATCGCTTCAACAGGAAACAACATCAGAATCCCACAAATGAATTCTGATGTTTCCTGCAATGGCTTTGGTGAATCTTTCCGATTCCAGAAGGTCTTGCAAGGTCAAGAAATACTTCCTAGCCAACCATATGGACAAGCCTTTTCTGTCGACGAGGCGTGTAGAAATGGTCGCTTTGGACTCTTTGATGGTCACCACCAGGTGCCAAGATCCACAAATGGATGGTCTTCCCAGACGAGTAACAACTCACATTTTCATCCATCAGTGTTGATGTACCAGCAAGCGTCAAACATGGATTATAATAGCAAAATCAATCCGGTGATGGAGGATAACGTCCTTCAAAGAGGTTCGTACTATGCTTCTGAAATGAAAGATGGTACATTTGCGTCGACACCAACTAATAAGCCTATTTTCCGCGGGCTAGCTCATGAAGACACAAATTCATTTGGTACACATTCACGCGATTTGGTTACACTACAGAGAAGCGGTCAAGAGTTGGTTTCCACATGTAAAAATAGCTGCAGAGTGTTTGGTTTTTCATTAACCGAGGGTGCTCCCATTGCAAATAAAGATGCTGAACCCTCTGCAGTCACTTGCCAGATAAATCCTGGACCTCCCTCCTTCACAAGACATATTGAAGATGATTTCAATCCAAGGCATTCACTTCGGAGCAAGGCGGTTGAAAGTTACTGTACCAAA GGTGTGCTGCAGTATTGA